From a region of the Zingiber officinale cultivar Zhangliang chromosome 10B, Zo_v1.1, whole genome shotgun sequence genome:
- the LOC122029420 gene encoding uncharacterized protein LOC122029420 yields the protein MGDSTAMTVEFLRARLLSERTVSKAAKEKAGQLAKRVMELEEQLRIMIIQRKKTEQAATEAISTLETNGMNDLSDAIDSSFDKNKSTIGEKGCKEHFRSELCTKASEERIVIADAQSNSHLENSSSQLMSLSRKSHRGNPNSPLKPKGKPIKQGYREKSFMFCVESSPKYSLGKSCYKIKQEDEGLASADLVDHYAINHDEFAKLSANVSGSSTSFLNKNEADGIDCVRDEEMERVLEQQAQLIGQFEAEEKAQQEWEKKYSENKISNLDYSEHVKLSYMTEVNGELQKDTLTCFEKIAYGDEEAKPDDIGVFPGIKEPTCPSNNHLLETLSNGERILNTSNEYDEHPVHNSSNDQHSGKINDSNTELGSPEVCDGLMSQTHQHVTDSDVEACFVEVTWPKQLSTVSSSLPKSCDGLVHKNNDHGSINNNSILAESYIDSLPMGSHSALNSRKDLPKWQLSGTQGPYCVKQNQSACSSLQVLEALQQAKVYLRQDLHRLPLPGLGTKDLTSVTSYHASTTMSDESLKGPIGSAGLLRLPSDTFHRTQNSDHGLYPSGLNLGISFPRRGCVLTTAVDHHSAIPYFEAGSKASASKFNISNSHPVMGPPSMRKTLPYSYSCLKPERAPLSRTGFPFEKKNSMSCSHRMELPHSIRYSLPSNLTNETAFRSRSASSVHQRNVEPFHLGTKEPPVSRNSLPRSDLKRVGMVLHDGLLDPSSDGSSQMLCQDQCSYGTQGQKSILHTMK from the exons ATGGGTGACTCCACAGCGATGACCGTCGAATTTCTGCGCGCTAGATTACTTTCTGAGAGGACAGTTTCTAAAGCTGCAAAGGAAAAGGCTGGTCAATTGGCTAAAAGG GTCATGGAACTAGAGGAGCAACTAAGGATCATGATCATCCAGAGGAAGAAAACAGAACAGGCAGCAACTGAGGCCATATCTACTCTCGAAACTAATGGGATGAATGATCTGTCTGATGCAATTGATTCTagctttgataaaaataaaagtaCTATTGGCGAAAAAGGGTGCAAGGAACATTTTAGAAGTGAACTCTGTACAAAGGCAAGTGAAGAAAGAATTGTTATTGCAGATGCACAATCAAATTCTCATCTTGAAAATTCCTCCTCCCAACTCATGAGCTTATCACGGAAAAGCCATCGTGGCAACCCAAATTCTCCTCTGAAGCCAAAAGGAAAGCCAATCAAACAAGGATATAGAGAAAAGAGTTTTATGTTCTGTGTTGAGTCTTCTCCGAAGTACAGCTTGGGAAAGTCATGCTACAAAATAAAGCAGGAAGACGAGGG ATTGGCTTCTgcagatttggtagatcattatgCAATTAATCATGATGAATTTGCAAAATTGTCTGCAAATGTTTCTGGAAGTAGTACATCTTTTCTAAATAAGAATGAAGCTGATGGAATTGATTGTGTGAGAGATGAAGAGATGGAAAGAGTTCTAGAGCAGCAAGCCCAGCTCATAGGACAGTTTGAGGCAGAAGAAAAAGCTCAGCAAGAATGGGAAAAGAAATacagtgaaaataaaatttcaaatctG GATTACTCTGAGCACGTGAAACTCTCTTATATGACTGAAGTCAACGGTGAACTTCAAAAAGATACATTAACATGTTTTGAGAAAATAGCATACGGAGATGAGGAAGCAAAGCCAGATGATATTGGGGTTTTCCCTGGGATCAAAGAACCTACATGCCCATCCAATAATCATTTGCTTGAGACATTGTCAAATGGTGAACGGATTCTCAACACATCAAATGAATATGATGAGCATCCAGTGCACAATTCATCCAATGATCAACATTCAGGAAAAATTAATGACAGTAATACTGAACTTGGAAGTCCAGAGGTTTGTGATGGCTTGATGAGTCAAACACATCAACATGTGACAGACAGTGACGTTGAAGCTTGCTTTGTTGAGGTTACATGGCCTAAGCAACTAAGCACTGTGTCAAGCTCTCTTCCCAAGAGTTGTGATGGTCTAGTACATAAAAACAATGATCATGGATCTATTAACAATAATAGCATACTGGCAGAAAGCTATATTGACTCACTACCAATGGGAAGCCATTCTGCTCTTAATTCCAGGAAAGATTTACCTAAATGGCAATTATCAGGCACTCAAGGACCATACTGCGTTAAACAAAATCAATCAGCCTGCAGCAGCCTACAAGTTCTTGAGGCTCTTCAACAAGCCAAGGTGTACTTGAGACAAGATCTCCATAGATTGCCTTTGCCAGGTCTAGGCACCAAGGATTTAACATCGGTGACCAGTTACCATGCTAGCACAACTATGTCTGATGAAAGTTTGAAAGGTCCCATTGGTTCTGCTGGTCTGCTCAGATTACCGAGTGATACTTTCCATCGAACACAAAACTCAGATCATGGACTTTATCCTTCAGGATTGAATTTAGGAATTAGCTTTCCTCGTCGTGGGTGTGTCCTCACCACTGCGGTTGATCATCACTCAGCTATTCCTTATTTTGAAGCTGGGTCCAAGGCTTCAGCTAGTAAATTTAACATCAGTAATTCTCATCCAGTTATGGGTCCTCCTTCCATGAGGAAAACCTTACCTTACTCCTACTCATGCTTGAAACCAGAGAGGGCACCCTTGTCAAGAACTGGCTTTCCTTTTGAAAAGAAGAATTCTATGAGTTGCTCTCACCGAATGGAACTTCCTCATTCCATCAGATATTCCCTTCCTTCTAATTTGACAAATGAAACAGCTTTCCGTAGCAGATCTGCAAGCTCTGTGCACCAGCGCAATGTTGAACCCTTCCACCTTGGTACTAAAGAGCCTCCTGTAAGTAGGAATTCTCTTCCTCGTTCAGATTTGAAAAGAGTTGGGATGGTTCTTCATGATGGGCTTTTAGACCCTTCATCTGATGGAAGCAGCCAAATGTTGTGCCAAGATCAGTGCTCGTATGGTACTCAAGGGCAAAAGTCAATATTGCATACAATGAAGTAA
- the LOC122030507 gene encoding uncharacterized protein LOC122030507, producing the protein MSAMNAARFIARRLSSSGRVLREEEKKAENVFNKGPKAAEKTPAKPVHSSTDVKPTNPHGSSSSEGTSTNLTSNYSLLLAPMLLYVAWVIISSKSRRNQNK; encoded by the exons ATGTCTGCCATGAACGCAGCAAGGTTCATCGCCCGCAGGCTCTCCTCCAGTGGGAGGGTTCTCAGGGAGGAGGAGAAAAAGGCGGAGAACGTTTTCAACAAG GGCCCAAAAGCTGCAGAGAAAACCCCAGCCAAACCAGTACACTCATCCACTGATGTGAAACCCACCAACCCACATGGATCATCTTCATCAGAGGGTACTTCAACCAACCTGACCAGTAACTACTCTCTGTTGCTGGCGCCGATGTTGCTGTATGTTGCCTGGGTTATCATCTCCTCTAAAAGCCGGAGAAATCAGAATAAGTAG